A stretch of the Bradyrhizobium sp. CCBAU 53351 genome encodes the following:
- the secG gene encoding preprotein translocase subunit SecG, translated as MQTVVIVIHLMIVAVMIGAVLLQKSEGGGLGMGGGAGFMSSRGTANLLTRTTAILAAGFFLTSMFLSWHAGYSRAPSSIIGTPASQGQPAGGSPIAPPTSGGILDSLKKADEQQQAPAPTGPQVPRSQ; from the coding sequence ATGCAGACCGTTGTCATCGTCATTCACCTCATGATCGTCGCCGTCATGATCGGCGCCGTCCTGCTCCAGAAGTCGGAAGGCGGCGGCCTCGGCATGGGGGGCGGCGCGGGCTTCATGTCGAGCCGGGGCACCGCGAACCTGTTGACGCGGACCACCGCGATCCTCGCCGCGGGCTTCTTCCTCACGAGCATGTTCCTGTCCTGGCACGCCGGCTACAGCCGCGCGCCGTCGTCGATCATCGGCACGCCGGCGTCGCAGGGCCAACCGGCCGGCGGCTCGCCAATCGCGCCGCCGACCTCGGGCGGCATCCTGGATTCGCTCAAGAAGGCCGACGAGCAGCAGCAGGCGCCGGCTCCGACCGGTCCGCAGGTGCCGCGTTCGCAATAA
- a CDS encoding CTP synthase: protein MARYIFITGGVVSSLGKGLASAALGALLQARGYKVRLRKLDPYLNLDPGTMSPYQHGEVFVTDDGAETDLDLGHYERFTGRPATKADNITTGRIYQDIITKERRGDYLGATIQVVPHVTNAIKEFVLDGNDDYDFVLVEIGGTVGDIEGLPFFEAIRQLKNELPRDHAVYIHLTLLPFIPSAGELKTKPTQHSVKELRSIGIQPDILLCRTDREIPKEERRKLGLFCNVRESAVIEARDVDNIYAVPEAYHNAGLDDEVLAAFGIGSRIPPELRSWQQINERVRNPEGNVTIAIVGKYTGMKDAYKSLIEALSHGGIANKVKVNLDWIESEIFEKEDPAPFLEHVNGILVPGGFGQRGAEGKIKAAQFARERDVPYFGICFGMQMAVIEAARNLVGIEDANSTEFGPTKEPLVGLMTEWLRGNELEKRSQAGDLGGTMRLGAYPAALNRGSRVSQVYGGATEISERHRHRYEVNTAYKDRLEQHGLKFSGLSPDGVLPEIVEYEDHPWFIGVQFHPELKSRPFEPHPLFASFIEAAAKQSRLV from the coding sequence ATGGCGCGGTACATATTCATCACCGGCGGCGTGGTTTCTTCGCTCGGCAAGGGTCTGGCTTCAGCGGCACTCGGTGCGCTGTTGCAAGCCCGGGGCTACAAGGTCCGCCTCCGCAAGCTCGACCCCTATCTCAATCTCGATCCTGGAACGATGTCGCCGTATCAGCACGGCGAAGTGTTCGTGACCGATGACGGCGCGGAGACCGATCTCGATCTCGGTCACTACGAGCGCTTCACCGGGCGGCCTGCGACCAAGGCCGACAACATCACCACGGGACGCATCTACCAGGACATCATCACCAAGGAGCGCCGCGGCGATTATCTCGGTGCGACCATCCAGGTGGTTCCGCACGTCACCAACGCCATCAAGGAATTCGTCCTCGATGGCAATGACGACTACGATTTCGTCCTCGTCGAGATCGGCGGCACCGTCGGTGACATCGAGGGCCTGCCGTTCTTCGAGGCGATCCGCCAGCTCAAGAACGAGCTGCCGCGCGATCACGCCGTCTACATCCATCTGACGCTGCTGCCCTTTATCCCGAGCGCAGGCGAGTTGAAGACCAAGCCGACGCAGCATTCGGTGAAGGAATTGCGTTCGATCGGCATTCAGCCTGATATCCTGCTCTGCCGTACCGACCGCGAGATCCCGAAGGAGGAGCGCCGTAAGCTCGGCCTGTTCTGTAACGTGCGCGAAAGTGCCGTGATCGAGGCGCGCGACGTCGACAACATCTACGCGGTGCCTGAGGCCTATCACAATGCAGGTCTCGACGACGAAGTGCTCGCCGCCTTCGGCATCGGCTCGCGGATTCCGCCGGAGCTGCGCAGCTGGCAACAGATCAACGAGCGCGTGCGCAATCCCGAGGGCAACGTCACCATCGCGATCGTCGGCAAATATACCGGCATGAAGGATGCGTATAAGTCGCTGATCGAGGCGCTCTCGCATGGCGGCATCGCCAACAAGGTGAAGGTCAATCTCGACTGGATCGAGAGCGAGATCTTCGAGAAGGAAGATCCCGCGCCGTTCCTCGAGCACGTCAACGGCATCCTCGTTCCCGGTGGATTCGGCCAGCGTGGCGCCGAGGGCAAGATCAAGGCGGCGCAGTTCGCGCGCGAGCGCGACGTGCCGTATTTCGGCATCTGCTTCGGCATGCAGATGGCGGTGATCGAGGCCGCGCGAAACCTCGTCGGCATCGAGGACGCCAATTCCACCGAGTTCGGCCCGACCAAGGAGCCCCTGGTCGGCCTGATGACGGAATGGCTGCGCGGCAACGAGCTCGAGAAGCGCTCGCAAGCCGGCGATCTCGGCGGCACGATGCGCCTCGGCGCCTATCCCGCCGCGCTCAATCGCGGCAGCCGCGTCTCCCAGGTCTATGGCGGCGCCACCGAGATCTCCGAGCGTCACCGTCATCGCTACGAGGTCAACACAGCCTACAAGGATCGCCTCGAGCAGCATGGCTTGAAATTCTCAGGCCTGTCGCCCGACGGCGTGCTGCCTGAAATCGTCGAGTACGAGGATCACCCTTGGTTCATCGGCGTCCAGTTCCACCCTGAACTGAAGTCGCGCCCCTTCGAGCCGCATCCGCTGTTCGCCTCGTTCATCGAGGCGGCGGCGAAGCAGAGCCGGCTGGTTTAA
- a CDS encoding response regulator transcription factor: MRILLVEDEAEMACALASALKRYDMVVDHARTLAEAEEAISADVHAAVLLDRQLPDGDGLALIPKLRARAEGVPIIVLTARGELADRIAGLDGGADDYLAKPFAVEELLARLRAVLRRPAGLSPEIIHAGRLAFDLSHREASIDGTPFELPRRELLVLEKLVRRIGRTVLRSALEEAVYNFDDEIQSNALDTHVSRLRRKLADADAGIEIHGIRGVGYLLKRLP, from the coding sequence ATGCGGATTTTGCTGGTCGAGGATGAAGCGGAAATGGCCTGCGCGCTAGCATCAGCGCTGAAGCGCTACGACATGGTGGTGGATCATGCCCGGACGCTGGCCGAGGCGGAGGAAGCCATTTCGGCCGACGTCCATGCCGCCGTCCTGCTCGACCGCCAGCTTCCCGACGGCGACGGCCTCGCTTTGATCCCAAAACTCCGCGCGCGCGCCGAGGGTGTGCCGATCATTGTCCTGACTGCGCGCGGCGAACTCGCCGATCGCATCGCCGGACTCGACGGCGGCGCCGACGATTATCTGGCAAAACCGTTTGCAGTCGAGGAGTTGCTGGCGCGGCTGCGCGCCGTGCTGCGGCGGCCGGCGGGGCTCTCTCCCGAAATCATTCATGCCGGCCGGCTTGCCTTCGACCTCAGTCATCGCGAGGCCAGCATCGACGGCACCCCGTTCGAGCTGCCCCGCCGCGAGCTGCTGGTGCTCGAAAAACTGGTCCGCCGCATCGGCCGGACCGTGCTGCGCTCGGCGCTGGAAGAGGCGGTTTACAATTTTGACGACGAGATCCAGTCGAACGCTCTCGACACGCATGTCTCGCGTCTCAGGCGGAAGCTTGCGGACGCCGACGCCGGGATCGAGATCCACGGCATCCGCGGCGTCGGCTATCTCCTGAAGAGGCTGCCATGA
- a CDS encoding peptidylprolyl isomerase: MLRGMRKASSNWLGKTIMAVVMGVLIISFGIWGIADIFKGFGQSTVAKIGRTEISLNEFRQIYTDRLQQISRQFGRPLTPDQARAFGLDRQVLQQTIAEAALDEEARRLGLGQSDDQIRQVIMNDPNFKGVGGNFDANRFQAMIRNFGYTEQRYVAEQRKVSLRRQITGTIGAGLEPPKAMIDALTRFQNEQRAIEFVRLDAAQAGQIDAPSPEALAAYFEDHKVQFRAPEYRKISFVVVSPEEIGKWSEVSDEDAKKVFEQRKDRLGTPEKRQIQQIVFPNAAEAQAARERLVGGMSFEDLGKERGLSASDVDLGLVTKSSLDAVVGEAAFALPAGEISQPIQGALGTSIVKVDKIEPGAEADYAKLAGDIKREIATERARVKVNDLRDKMEDERGGGASVIDAAQKLGLTAVTIDAVDRSGRAPDGQQVANIPQGLDVVSQAFNTDVGVDNDSISFKGGYVWYDVLAITPSRDRNLDEVRDQVEARWRQDQIATKLKAKATEMVQKLEAGGKLADEASAIGAKVETATGFKRDDTPASVPAAVVAAAFRAAKDGVGQTPVTGGTEVIVFRVTDIVDPAVDVASDAVKKLKESLDRAQTEEQVASYVNKLETDIGTTINQAAFAQVTGANQQ, from the coding sequence ATGCTTCGAGGAATGCGCAAGGCCTCATCAAACTGGCTCGGCAAGACCATTATGGCCGTGGTGATGGGCGTGTTGATCATCAGTTTCGGCATTTGGGGCATCGCCGATATCTTCAAGGGCTTCGGGCAGTCCACGGTGGCCAAGATCGGCCGCACCGAGATTTCGCTGAACGAGTTCCGCCAGATCTATACCGACCGCCTGCAGCAGATCAGCCGCCAGTTCGGCCGTCCGCTGACGCCGGACCAGGCCCGCGCCTTCGGCCTCGACCGCCAGGTGCTGCAGCAGACCATCGCGGAAGCGGCCCTCGACGAGGAGGCGCGCCGGCTCGGGCTTGGTCAGTCCGATGACCAGATCCGCCAAGTCATCATGAACGACCCCAACTTCAAGGGCGTCGGCGGCAATTTCGATGCGAACCGCTTCCAGGCCATGATCCGCAATTTCGGCTATACCGAGCAGCGCTACGTCGCCGAGCAGCGCAAGGTGTCGCTGCGCCGGCAGATCACCGGCACGATCGGGGCCGGCCTCGAGCCGCCGAAGGCCATGATCGACGCGCTGACGCGCTTCCAGAACGAGCAGCGCGCCATTGAATTCGTCAGGCTCGACGCTGCCCAGGCAGGCCAGATCGACGCGCCTTCGCCCGAGGCGCTCGCGGCCTATTTCGAGGATCACAAGGTCCAGTTCCGCGCGCCCGAATATCGCAAGATCTCCTTCGTGGTGGTCTCGCCGGAGGAAATCGGAAAATGGAGCGAAGTCTCGGACGAGGACGCCAAGAAGGTGTTCGAGCAGCGCAAGGACCGGCTCGGCACGCCGGAGAAGCGCCAGATCCAGCAGATCGTCTTCCCCAACGCAGCTGAAGCGCAGGCCGCCCGGGAGCGCCTTGTGGGCGGCATGTCGTTCGAGGACCTCGGCAAGGAGCGCGGACTGAGCGCCTCCGACGTCGATCTTGGCCTCGTCACCAAATCCTCGCTGGATGCTGTGGTCGGCGAAGCCGCCTTCGCGCTTCCCGCCGGCGAGATCAGCCAGCCGATCCAGGGCGCGCTCGGCACGTCCATCGTCAAGGTCGACAAGATCGAGCCGGGTGCCGAGGCCGACTATGCGAAGCTTGCCGGCGACATCAAGCGCGAGATCGCGACCGAGCGCGCGCGCGTCAAGGTCAACGATCTCCGCGACAAGATGGAAGACGAGCGTGGCGGCGGCGCCAGCGTGATCGACGCAGCGCAGAAGCTCGGCCTCACCGCCGTAACCATCGATGCCGTCGACCGCTCCGGCCGCGCCCCGGACGGCCAGCAGGTCGCCAACATCCCGCAGGGCCTCGACGTGGTGTCGCAGGCCTTCAACACCGATGTCGGCGTCGACAACGACTCGATCTCGTTCAAGGGCGGCTATGTCTGGTACGACGTGCTCGCCATCACGCCCTCCCGCGACCGCAATCTCGACGAGGTCCGCGACCAGGTCGAGGCGCGCTGGCGCCAGGACCAGATCGCGACCAAGCTCAAGGCCAAGGCGACCGAGATGGTGCAGAAGCTCGAAGCGGGCGGCAAGCTCGCCGATGAAGCCTCCGCCATCGGCGCCAAGGTCGAGACCGCGACCGGCTTCAAGCGCGACGATACGCCCGCCAGCGTGCCTGCAGCGGTCGTCGCCGCCGCCTTCCGCGCCGCCAAGGATGGCGTCGGACAGACGCCGGTGACCGGGGGCACCGAGGTCATCGTCTTCCGCGTCACCGACATCGTCGATCCCGCGGTCGACGTTGCCTCCGACGCGGTCAAGAAGCTGAAGGAGAGCCTCGACCGCGCCCAGACCGAGGAGCAGGTCGCCTCCTACGTCAACAAGCTTGAAACCGACATCGGGACCACCATTAATCAGGCCGCCTTCGCGCAGGTGACCGGCGCGAACCAGCAGTAA
- the tpiA gene encoding triose-phosphate isomerase, translating to MTDAIRPLIAGNWKMNGLKAQAAEFDAMLTGAADVAAKADLLVCPPVTLIAAFAEKARGKTVAVGAQDCHPKASGAHTGDVSAEMLVDAGAGAIIVGHSERRADHGEGDGLIRQKAEAAWRAGATAIVCIGETQGQRDAGQTLDILRGQLAGSLPDGSTAANLIVAYEPVWAIGTGLTPTSQDVEQIHGFIRELLTAKFKAEGSRMRILYGGSVKPSNAAELMAVKNVNGALVGGASLKAADFLAIAKGCP from the coding sequence ATGACCGACGCCATCCGCCCCCTGATCGCCGGCAATTGGAAAATGAACGGCCTGAAGGCCCAGGCTGCCGAGTTCGACGCCATGCTCACCGGCGCGGCAGATGTGGCCGCAAAAGCCGATCTGCTGGTCTGCCCGCCGGTCACCCTGATCGCAGCCTTTGCCGAGAAGGCGCGTGGTAAGACGGTCGCGGTCGGGGCCCAGGATTGCCATCCCAAGGCCTCCGGAGCCCATACCGGCGATGTCTCTGCCGAAATGCTGGTGGATGCCGGGGCCGGCGCCATCATTGTCGGCCATTCCGAGCGCCGCGCCGACCATGGCGAGGGCGATGGCCTGATCCGCCAGAAGGCGGAAGCGGCCTGGCGCGCCGGCGCGACCGCGATCGTCTGCATCGGCGAGACGCAGGGCCAGCGCGACGCCGGCCAGACCCTGGACATTCTGCGCGGGCAGCTCGCTGGCTCGCTTCCCGATGGCTCGACCGCCGCGAATCTCATCGTAGCCTATGAGCCGGTCTGGGCGATCGGCACCGGCCTCACCCCCACGTCCCAGGATGTCGAGCAGATTCATGGGTTTATCCGGGAACTCCTGACCGCCAAGTTCAAGGCCGAGGGTAGCCGGATGCGCATTCTCTACGGCGGCTCGGTCAAGCCCTCGAACGCGGCCGAATTGATGGCCGTGAAGAACGTCAACGGGGCACTGGTCGGCGGCGCCAGCCTGAAGGCGGCCGATTTCCTTGCGATTGCCAAGGGCTGCCCCTAA
- a CDS encoding NIPSNAP family protein encodes MIYEMRVYRCVPGRLPALLKRFETATLKIWEKHGIKQAGFFTTVIGESNQELTYFLAWESLAEREKKWGAFMTDPDWMKARAESEADGQIVGNIVSQLLMPTAFSSVK; translated from the coding sequence ATGATCTACGAAATGCGCGTCTATCGCTGCGTGCCCGGCCGCCTGCCGGCGCTGCTGAAGCGGTTCGAGACCGCTACGCTGAAGATCTGGGAGAAGCACGGAATCAAGCAGGCCGGCTTCTTCACGACCGTGATCGGTGAATCCAACCAGGAGCTGACCTATTTCCTGGCCTGGGAGTCGCTCGCCGAGCGCGAGAAGAAGTGGGGCGCGTTCATGACCGATCCCGACTGGATGAAGGCGCGAGCCGAGAGCGAAGCCGACGGCCAGATCGTCGGCAACATCGTTAGTCAACTGCTGATGCCGACCGCGTTCTCCTCGGTCAAGTAA
- a CDS encoding class I SAM-dependent methyltransferase, producing MPNDFLSFFLSWMSSPRRVGAIAPSGAALADLITREISATTGPILELGPGTGAFTYKLLKRGVRPQDLTLIEYGSDFMKVLQMRFPGSRVLWMDAGRLATERLYEGAPVGAVVSGLPLLNMSRRKVISILSGAFSYVRPGGAFYQFTYGMSCPVPRPVLDRLGLRAKLVDRALLNVPPAAVYRLTRRPQMKLITGSLAPEPSARVALTPMHHAREDSAAR from the coding sequence ATGCCCAACGATTTTCTTTCGTTCTTCCTGTCCTGGATGTCGTCCCCGCGGCGGGTCGGCGCGATCGCACCATCGGGTGCGGCGCTTGCTGATCTCATCACGCGCGAGATCAGTGCAACGACGGGACCGATCCTCGAGCTCGGTCCCGGCACCGGCGCGTTCACCTACAAGCTGCTCAAACGCGGCGTGCGGCCGCAGGACCTCACGCTGATCGAATACGGCTCCGACTTCATGAAAGTCCTGCAGATGCGCTTTCCCGGCTCGCGCGTGCTGTGGATGGACGCAGGCCGACTCGCGACCGAGCGCCTCTATGAGGGCGCCCCCGTCGGTGCGGTCGTGAGCGGCCTGCCGCTGCTGAACATGAGCAGGCGCAAGGTGATCTCGATCCTCAGCGGCGCGTTCAGCTATGTCCGTCCCGGCGGCGCCTTCTACCAGTTCACCTACGGCATGAGCTGCCCGGTGCCGCGGCCGGTGCTCGACCGGCTCGGCCTGCGCGCAAAGCTGGTGGACCGCGCCCTGCTGAACGTGCCGCCCGCCGCGGTCTACAGGCTGACGCGGCGGCCGCAGATGAAGCTGATCACTGGATCGCTTGCGCCCGAACCATCAGCGCGGGTCGCGTTGACGCCGATGCATCATGCGCGCGAGGACTCCGCCGCGCGCTGA
- the trpD gene encoding anthranilate phosphoribosyltransferase, producing MDDLKSIIGKVATGASLSRDEAASAFDAMMSGEATPSQMGGLLMALRVRGETVDEITGAVSAMRSKMLTVTAPPDAVDIVGTGGDGSGSVNVSTCASFIVSGAGVPVAKHGNRALSSRSGAADVLASLGVKIDLRPDQVGRCVRECGIGFMFAPAHHPAMKNVGPTRVELATRTIFNLLGPLSNPAGVKRQMVGVFSRQWVQPLAQVLKNLGSESAWVVHGSDGLDEITLTGPTFVSTLHNGEIRNFEVTPEDAGLPRCDAGALRGGDADANAIALQSVLDGKPSAYRDVALMNAAAALIVAGRAKDLKEGVAIGMKSIDSGAANAKLKHLIAISNG from the coding sequence ATGGACGACCTGAAATCGATCATTGGAAAAGTGGCGACCGGCGCCAGCCTGTCGCGTGACGAGGCCGCCTCCGCCTTCGACGCCATGATGAGTGGCGAGGCCACGCCCTCGCAAATGGGCGGCCTGTTGATGGCGCTCAGGGTGCGCGGCGAAACCGTGGACGAGATCACCGGCGCGGTGTCGGCGATGCGCTCCAAGATGCTGACCGTGACGGCACCGCCTGATGCCGTCGACATCGTCGGCACCGGCGGCGACGGCTCCGGCTCGGTCAACGTCTCGACCTGCGCCTCCTTCATCGTGTCAGGGGCCGGCGTGCCCGTGGCCAAGCACGGCAACCGCGCCCTGTCGTCGCGCTCGGGCGCCGCCGACGTGCTGGCTTCGCTCGGCGTCAAGATCGACCTCAGGCCCGATCAGGTCGGCCGCTGCGTGCGCGAATGCGGCATCGGCTTCATGTTCGCTCCCGCCCACCATCCCGCCATGAAGAACGTCGGCCCGACCCGGGTCGAGCTTGCGACGCGCACGATCTTCAATCTGCTCGGCCCTCTCTCCAATCCGGCCGGCGTGAAGCGGCAGATGGTCGGCGTATTCTCCCGGCAATGGGTGCAGCCGCTGGCGCAGGTGCTGAAGAACCTCGGCTCCGAATCCGCCTGGGTGGTGCACGGCTCCGATGGTCTCGACGAGATCACCCTCACCGGCCCGACTTTCGTGTCCACGCTGCACAATGGCGAGATCCGGAATTTCGAAGTGACGCCGGAAGATGCCGGCCTGCCGCGTTGCGACGCGGGCGCGCTGAGGGGCGGTGACGCCGATGCCAATGCGATCGCACTGCAAAGCGTGCTCGACGGCAAGCCGAGTGCCTACCGCGATGTCGCCCTGATGAACGCCGCGGCCGCGTTGATCGTCGCCGGCCGCGCCAAGGACCTCAAGGAAGGCGTCGCGATCGGCATGAAGTCGATCGACAGCGGCGCGGCCAACGCGAAGCTGAAGCACCTGATCGCGATCTCGAACGGCTGA
- a CDS encoding HAMP domain-containing sensor histidine kinase: MSLRDDPYCLRSRLSWRLLSLQAAILVALLAIVLAGLCASGFVLAERDEDRVIDVVQRALTREPQGGLALRPTAELQQLRSETPDLWFLVRDRQGRVLSEGTVPAEFAAIGNGLDQISQARLGWQLFEDDPHKPAARLKRVDTDAGNVQVITATQGRLTGAKALVMTSLAFLGIALPGLLLMGTATFIATPMIVRRAFRGLDSAANEARRIDIHQRGARLPLERIPLEVVPLVTAINDALARLDQGYARHKRFVADAAHELRTPIAILNTRLESLAPGPDKTRLLEDTARLATLAEQLLDIQRLDRCSHPFARINLVAVAQSVAADLAPLAIAAGYELALDAPATPVETIGDAAALERALTNLVQNAIQHGPRRGTIGIRVSKPASIEVTDQGAGIPADQREQIFEPFYRLTPLDRGAGLGLNMVREIVQLHGGHVSVADGADGGACFRMTLPPVRQS, translated from the coding sequence ATCAGCCTCCGCGACGATCCTTATTGCCTGCGCTCGCGGCTGAGCTGGCGCCTGCTGTCGCTCCAGGCCGCGATCCTGGTCGCGCTGCTTGCCATCGTCCTCGCCGGGCTTTGCGCCTCCGGCTTCGTGCTCGCCGAGCGCGATGAGGACCGCGTTATCGATGTCGTCCAGCGCGCGCTCACGCGCGAGCCGCAAGGCGGACTGGCGTTGCGGCCGACGGCCGAGCTGCAGCAATTGCGCAGCGAGACGCCCGACCTCTGGTTCCTGGTGCGCGACCGGCAGGGCCGCGTCCTCAGTGAAGGCACCGTGCCGGCGGAATTCGCCGCGATCGGCAACGGCCTCGACCAGATCAGCCAGGCCCGGCTCGGCTGGCAGCTGTTCGAGGACGACCCCCACAAGCCCGCGGCGCGGCTGAAGCGGGTCGACACCGATGCCGGCAATGTGCAGGTTATCACGGCAACGCAAGGGCGGCTGACGGGTGCGAAAGCGCTGGTCATGACCTCGCTCGCGTTTCTCGGCATCGCCCTGCCCGGCCTGCTGCTGATGGGAACGGCGACGTTCATCGCGACGCCGATGATCGTGCGACGCGCGTTCAGGGGCCTCGATTCCGCGGCGAACGAGGCCCGGCGCATCGACATCCACCAGCGCGGCGCGCGGCTTCCGCTGGAGCGCATCCCGCTCGAGGTCGTGCCGCTGGTGACCGCGATCAACGACGCGCTGGCGCGGCTCGACCAGGGCTATGCACGCCACAAGCGCTTCGTCGCCGACGCCGCGCACGAGCTGCGCACGCCCATCGCAATCCTGAACACGCGCCTGGAGTCACTGGCCCCGGGGCCGGACAAGACACGCCTGCTGGAGGATACCGCGCGGCTGGCGACGCTTGCCGAGCAATTGCTCGACATCCAGCGGCTCGACCGCTGCAGCCATCCCTTCGCGCGCATCAACCTCGTCGCGGTCGCACAAAGTGTTGCCGCCGACCTCGCGCCGCTGGCGATCGCGGCCGGCTACGAGCTGGCGCTCGATGCGCCGGCGACACCCGTCGAAACGATCGGCGATGCGGCCGCGCTGGAGCGTGCGCTGACCAATCTCGTGCAGAATGCGATCCAGCACGGCCCGCGCCGCGGCACGATCGGGATTCGCGTCAGCAAGCCCGCGAGCATCGAAGTCACGGATCAAGGCGCCGGTATTCCCGCCGATCAGCGCGAGCAGATCTTCGAGCCGTTCTATCGGCTGACGCCGCTCGATCGCGGTGCCGGCCTCGGTCTCAACATGGTGCGCGAGATCGTCCAGCTGCATGGCGGCCACGTCTCAGTCGCGGACGGAGCAGACGGCGGCGCCTGCTTCCGGATGACGCTGCCGCCGGTCCGGCAGAGCTGA
- the kdsA gene encoding 3-deoxy-8-phosphooctulonate synthase — protein sequence MSSSHSAAPVVTIGSVKFGNDLPISIIAGPCQLESRQHALEVASALKEIAARLNIGLVYKTSFDKANRTSASAARGLGLSQSLPIFAEIRSSLGLPVLTDVHEATQCAEVAQAVDILQIPAFLCRQTDLLLAAAATGKVVNVKKGQFLAPWDMANVVTKITSADNPNVLVTERGVSFGYNTLVSDMRALPILARTTGAPVIFDATHSVQQPGGKGTSSGGEREFVPVLARAAVAVGVAGVFIETHPDPDRAPSDGPNMVPLHEFEALIARLMAFDALAKNPR from the coding sequence TTGAGCTCTTCGCATTCAGCGGCGCCGGTCGTCACCATTGGCAGCGTCAAATTCGGCAATGATCTGCCGATCTCGATCATTGCCGGACCCTGCCAGCTCGAAAGCCGTCAGCACGCGCTGGAGGTCGCTTCCGCGCTGAAGGAGATCGCGGCGCGGCTGAACATCGGCCTCGTCTACAAGACCTCGTTCGACAAGGCCAACCGCACCAGCGCGTCGGCGGCGCGCGGGCTCGGCCTGTCGCAGTCGCTGCCGATCTTCGCCGAGATCCGCTCCTCGCTCGGCCTGCCTGTCCTGACCGACGTGCACGAGGCCACGCAATGCGCCGAGGTGGCGCAGGCCGTGGACATCCTGCAGATCCCGGCCTTCCTGTGCCGGCAGACCGATCTGCTGCTGGCGGCTGCCGCGACCGGCAAGGTCGTCAACGTCAAGAAGGGCCAGTTCCTGGCGCCCTGGGACATGGCGAATGTCGTCACCAAGATCACCAGTGCTGACAATCCCAACGTGCTCGTCACCGAGCGCGGGGTGTCGTTCGGCTACAACACGCTGGTCTCCGACATGCGCGCGCTGCCGATCCTGGCGCGCACCACCGGCGCGCCCGTGATCTTCGACGCCACCCATTCGGTGCAGCAGCCGGGCGGGAAGGGGACTTCGTCGGGCGGCGAGCGCGAATTCGTGCCGGTGCTGGCGCGCGCCGCCGTCGCGGTCGGCGTCGCCGGCGTCTTCATCGAGACCCATCCCGATCCTGATCGCGCCCCCTCCGACGGGCCCAACATGGTGCCGCTGCACGAGTTCGAGGCATTGATCGCGAGATTGATGGCGTTCGACGCGCTGGCAAAGAACCCGCGCTGA